Proteins encoded together in one Benincasa hispida cultivar B227 chromosome 1, ASM972705v1, whole genome shotgun sequence window:
- the LOC120087017 gene encoding tubby-like F-box protein 5, with protein MSLKSFVRELREMKDGIGSISKRGEEGSRHWRNRTMSHIAPDQEPSPLELIQQGRWANLPPELLLDIIRRVEESETSWPARAVVVFCASVCRSWRAITKEIIRTPEQCGRLTFPISLKQPGPRESPFQCFIRRDRATSTYLLYFGLVPSEDEKDKLLLAAKRVRRAAGTDFIISLAADDFSRASSTYVGKLRSNFLGTKFSIYDSQPPCDPAARQNSRSSRRFRSKQVSPRVPACNYSVGTISYELNVLRTRGPRRMQCIMQTIPVSSIQEGGTAPTPTSFTYSIDDHLSSIFDSMRKDSAKDFGSKIQSEPAVRCLDESLVLKNKAPRWHEQLQCWCLNFRGRVTVASVKNFQLVAAVDQSHNVSVEEQEKVILQFGKIGKDIFTMDYHYPLSAFQAFAICLSSFDTKPACE; from the exons ATGTCGCTTAAAAGCTTTGTTAGAGAGCTGCGAGAGATGAAAGATGGAATTGGGAGCATTTCTAAGCGAGGAGAAGAAGGAAGTAGGCATTGGCGAAACCGGACAATGTCACATATTGCACCAGATCAAGAACCTTCTCCATTGGAGTTAATTCAGCAAGGTCGATGGGCAAACTTGCCCCCTGAATTACTTTTAGATATCATCCGGAGAGTGGAAGAGAGTGAAACTTCATGGCCTGCTCGAGCTGTAGTTGTTTTTTGTGCTTCAGTTTGTAGGTCTTGGAGGGCCATTACAAAGGAGATTATCAGAACTCCTGAGCAATGTGGAAGGCTCACATTTCCAATCTCATTAAAGCAG CCTGGCCCTCGAGAGTCTCCATTTCAGTGCTTCATCAGAAGGGATAGAGCAACTTCGACCTACCTCCTGTACTTTGGTTTGGTTCCTT CGGAGGACGAAAAGGATAAATTGTTGTTAGCAGCCAAGAGGGTCAGAAGAGCAGCTGGTACTGACTTTATCATATCTTTAGCAGCTGATGACTTTTCTCGAGCGAGTAGCACCTATGTTGGTAAATTAAG GTCTAATTTCCTGGGTACAAAGTTCTCGATTTATGACAGCCAGCCTCCTTGTGACCCTGCAGCTCGGCAAAATAGCCGGTCAAGCCGTAGATTTCGCTCTAAGCAAGTCTCTCCCAGGGTACCTGCATGTAACTACAGTGTAGGTACAATTTCTTATGAACTTAATGTTCTTCGTACTAGAGGTCCTCGGAGGATGCAGTGCATCATGCAAACAATTCCAGTCTCTTCAATTCAGGAGGGAGGCACTGCCCCAACACCTACATCATTCACATACTCTATCGACGACCATCTTTCTTCCATATTTGATTCTATGAGAAAGGATTCAGCCAAGGACTTTGGCTCAAAGATCCAATCAGAACCAGCAGTTCGGTGCTTGGATGAATCCTTGGTACTTAAAAACAAGGCACCGAGATGGCACGAGCAGCTGCAGTGCTGGTGTCTAAATTTCAGAGGACGTGTGACTGTGGCATCAGTTAAGAACTTCCAACTCGTTGCAGCTGTTGATCAATCTCACAATGTTTCAGTTGAAGAGCAAGAGAAGGTAATTCTtcagtttggaaaaattggaaaagacATCTTCACCATGGATTACCATTATCCGCTCTCTGCGTTCCAAGCCTTTGCAATCTGCTTGAGCAGCTTCGACACGAAGCCAGCCTGCGAATGA
- the LOC120091684 gene encoding laccase-11-like translates to MARLVWFIHRLTFLFVACCLGLISFSAEAAIKRYQFDVQVQNISRLCHAKPIVTVNGKFPGPTIYVQEGDRVLVNVTNHAQYNMSXXXXXXKKNITWFISVAFCIFCRHGLKQYRNGWADGPAYITQCPIQRGNSYTYDFNVTGQRGTLWWHAHILWLRATVYGAIVILPKQGTPYPFPQPNREFEILLGEWWNNDVEAVVNQGSSMGVPPNMSDAHTINGKPGPLFPCSEKHTFAMEVEAGKTYLLRIINAALNDELFFAIAGHNMTVVEVDAVYTKPFTTQAILIAPGQTTNVLLQANQAPNRYFMASRSFMDVPIPVDNKTATGILQYKGIPNTILPILPQLPASNDTSFALSYNKKLKSLNSPQYPANVPLKVDRKLFYTIGLGQNACPTCLNGTQLVASLNNISFVMPQIGLLQSHYFNISGVFRTDFPDKPPTPFNYTGAPLTANLRTAVGTRLSKIAFNSTVELVLQDTNLLTVESHPFHLHGYNFFVIGTGIGNFNPAKDPAKYNLVDPVERNTVGVPTGGWTAIRFRADNPGVWFMHCHLEVHTGWGLKTAFVVEDGPGKDQTILPPPKDLPPC, encoded by the exons ATGGCCCGCTTGGTTTGGTTCATTCATCGTCTGACATTTCTCTTCGTTGCCTGTTGTTTAGGATTAATCTCATTTTCTGCAGAAGCTGCAATAAAAAGATATCAGTTTGAT GTTCAAGTGCAGAATATAAGTAGATTGTGTCACGCAAAGCCAATTGTCACCGTAAACGGGAAATTTCCAGGGCCGACAATATACGTACAAGAAGGAGATCGAGTTCTTGTCAATGTTACAAACCATGCTCAATATAACATGTCGATNNNNNNNNNNNNNNNAAAAAAAAACATTACTTGGTTTATCTCTGTCGCCTTCTGCATATTCTGCAGGCATGGATTGAAGCAGTATCGAAATGGGTGGGCAGATGGACCTGCTTACATTACACAATGTCCTATTCAGAGAGGAAACAGCTATACCTACGATTTCAATGTCACGGGACAAAGGGGCACATTATGGTGGCATGCACACATTCTTTGGCTAAGGGCAACAGTTTATGGAGCAATTGTCATATTGCCCAAGCAAGGAACCCCTTATCCATTCCCTCAGCCAAACAGAGAATTTGAAATTCTTCTGG GAGAATGGTGGAATAATGATGTGGAGGCGGTTGTCAACCAAGGATCCAGCATGGGCGTGCCACCAAATATGTCTGATGCTCACACAATCAATGGCAAGCCAGGGCCGCTCTTCCCTTGTTCGGAAAAAC ATACTTTTGCCATGGAGGTTGAAGCTGGAAAGACATATCTCTTGAGAATAATAAATGCTGCCCTCAACGACGAGCTTTTCTTTGCCATTGCTGGTCACAACATGACGGTTGTAGAGGTTGATGCCGTTTACACGAAACCATTCACTACACAAGCTATACTAATTGCACCAGGACAAACCACAAATGTCTTGTTGCAAGCCAACCAAGCACCGAATAGATACTTCATGGCTTCCAGGTCGTTCATGGATGTTCCAATTCCTGTGGACAACAAAACAGCCACCGGTATTCTCCAATACAAAGGAATCCCTAACACAATCCTCCCAATCCTTCCCCAATTACCGGCCTCAAATGACACGTCATTTGCTTTGAGCTACAACAAGAAGCTCAAAAGCTTAAACTCACCTCAATATCCTGCTAATGTTCCACTCAAAGTTGATCGaaagcttttctacacgatTGGTTTGGGCCAAAATGCTTGCCCTACTTGTCTAAATGGAACCCAATTAGTTGCTTCATTAAACAACATCTCTTTTGTGATGCCCCAAATTGGTCTTCTTCAATCTCATTACTTCAATATCAGTGGAGTATTTAGAACTGATTTCCCAGACAAACCTCCAACTCCATTCAACTATACTGGAGCACCACTGACCGCTAATCTGAGAACTGCAGTGGGCACGAGGCTTAGCAAGATTGCATTCAATTCTACAGTTGAGCTGGTACTACAGGACACCAATCTTCTTACTGTTGAGTCTCATCCATTCCATCTCCATGGCTACAACTTTTTCGTCATTGGAACGGGGATCGGAAACTTCAATCCAGCCAAAGATCCAGCAAAGTATAACTTGGTCGATCCTGTCGAGAGAAACACCGTTGGAGTTCCCACTGGAGGATGGACTGCCATCCGATTTAGAGCCGATAACCCAG GAGTCTGGTTCATGCATTGTCATCTTGAGGTCCATACAGGATGGGGTCTGAAAACAGCATTTGTGGTTGAAGATGGACCTGGAAAAGATCAAACCATTCTTCCACCCCCCAAGGATCTTCCACCATGCTAG
- the LOC120091696 gene encoding ultraviolet-B receptor UVR8, translating into MMIRGIRILAKEHQRAVSIIPFRRRCISSRAVMSFGDGSHGAIGLPTSLTGIGGAAYEPTTVPGLPPDVTSIAAGHYHSLAVDSQGCLWAWGRDHEAQLGRGFASPRDSWNVPNRVIGLDLVNISSASASGVVSAAIGDDGSLWIWGKSKRGQLGLGKDVTEAVIPSRVQALEGEKIVKVSFGWGHVLAFSENGKLFGWGYYADGRLGNIGRTLKMSPLDSSSYSSTNGQEQPNIELAERLVLESMEDEKNMPIIWEPCLVEDLTSVEVVDIACGLDHSLVLCRDGTLLSCGSNIYGQLGRARQDLGLLPVDSSFHVKSVAAGLGHSLALCQDTSNKDISDATSVISWGWNQTSQLGREGPNNIPLAIEGLAGETPILVSGGRAHSIALGSRGEVWVWGCGKDGRLGLGSSSDESEPVFLDSLEHRNVVQAVSGFDHNLVLVVD; encoded by the exons ATGATGATTCGTGGAATTCGAATTCTGGCGAAGGAACATCAAAGGGCAGTGTCAATCATCCCCTTCAGAAGAAGATGTATATCCAGCAGAGCGGTTATGAGTTTTGGAGATGGTAGCCATGGCGCAATCGGCTTGCCCACTTCCCTCACTGGCATTGGTGGCGCCGCCTACGAACCCACCACCGTCCCCGGGCTTCCTCCCGACGTTACCAGTATAGCCGCCGGGCATTATCACTCTCTCGCCGTCGATTCGCAAGGCTGTCTCTGGGCTTGGGGCAGAGATCATGAAGCGCAGCTTGGCCGGGGCTTTGCTTCCCCTAG AGATTCTTGGAATGTACCAAATAGAGTGATAGGGCTGGACCTAGTGAACATCAGTTCAGCATCTGCCTCGGGTGTTGTCTCTGCTGCTATTGGAGATGATGGAAGTTTGTGGATTTGGGGAAAATCTAAGCGCGGACAGCTTGGTCTTGGAAAAGATGTCACGGAGGCTGTTATACCCTCTAGAGTTCAAGCACTTGAAGGTGAAAAGATAGTTAAG GTTTCTTTTGGTTGGGGACATGTACTTGCATTTAGCGAGAATGGGAAACTGTTTGGGTGGGGTTATTATGCTGATGGCAGGTTGGGAAATATTGGAAGAACTCTGAAGATGTCTCCTTTGGATTCAAGTTCATATAGCTCTACAAATGGCCAAGAACAACCAAATATTGAGCTTGCTGAAAGGTTGGTTTTGGAATCAATGGAAGATGAGAAAAATATGCCAATAATATGGGAACCTTGTCTGGTGGAAGACCTTACTAGCGTTGAAGTGGTAGACATTGCATGTGGACTTGATCATTCCTTGGTTCTCTGCC GTGATGGCACCCTCTTAAGCTGTGGAAGCAACATTTATGGGCAACTGGGAAGAGCTAGACAAGATTTGGGGTTGTTACCAGTTGATTCCAGTTTCCATGTAAAATCTGTAGCAGCAGGGCTTGGTCATTCTCTGGCCTTATGCCAAGATACTTCAAACAAAGACATAAGCGATGCGACGAGTGTCATCTCATGGGGATGGAATCAGACGTCTCAACTTGGAAGAGAAGGACCAAACAATATCCCATTGGCAATTGAAGGATTAGCAGGGGAAACACCTATATTAGTGTCAGGAGGTCGTGCACATTCTATTGCTCTTGGCTCTAGAGGAGAAGTGTGGGTTTGGGGATGTGGAAAGGATGGTAGACTTGGGTTAGGAAGCTCCAGTGATGAATCTGAGCCAGTTTTTCTAGATAGCCTCGAGCATCGCAATGTTGTGCAAGCTGTGTCAGGCTTTGATCACAATCTAGTGTTGGTTGTTGACTGA
- the LOC120070302 gene encoding peptidyl-prolyl cis-trans isomerase Pin1, with translation MSSSAATGQVRASHILIKHQGSRRPASWKDPEGRIIKNTTRDSAVSQLTAIRDDIISGKFKFEDIASRISDCSSAKRGGDLGPFGRGQMQKPFEEATFALKVGEVSDIVDTDSGVHIIKRTA, from the exons ATGTCCTCTTCGGCGGCCACCGGTCAGGTTAGGGCATCGCACATACTCATAAAGCACCAAGGTTCTCGGCGTCCTGCTTCGTGGAAGGATCCCGAAGGCAGAATTATCAAGAATACCACTCGTGATAGCGCCGTCTCTCAGCTTACTGCCATTCGAGACGACATCATTTCCGGCAAGTTCAAGTTTGAGGATATTGCCTCTCGCATCTCTGACTGTAGCTCTGCCAAGCGTGGCGGCGATCTAG GTCCTTTTGGGCGTGGCCAGATGCAGAAGCCTTTTGAAGAAGCAACCTTTGCCCTCAAGGTCGGAGAAGTAAGCGACATTGTTGATACTGACAGTGGAGTTCACATCATCAAGCGCACTGCTTAA